Proteins encoded by one window of Microplitis demolitor isolate Queensland-Clemson2020A chromosome 6, iyMicDemo2.1a, whole genome shotgun sequence:
- the LOC103572262 gene encoding uncharacterized protein LOC103572262: protein MAAEVQNKVQKLKENGNNCVRQQKYPEAMFHYTHAIKIDPNNYSLYSNRSFVFLKMQQYHFAMEDAVMAIKLKPDWTKGYYRKAEVEFQTFRFCDALQSYRQALNLQPNDPDILEAINKASRSLIKDQRADQQIPWLGAGIGIILGVIVVIADYLFTNKPTLTHPLLMALLTISIAMIGFGIAKGFRYFVKCQRKSLLEPPFDLKDENNTKQDGDKNTDDADKQNDKHPKYSKAQARQRFKKGKT, encoded by the exons ATGGCAGCTGAAGTGCAAAATAag gttcaaaaattaaaagaaaatggaaataattgTGTACGTCAACAGAAATATCCTGAAGCAATGTTTCATTATACACATGCAATTAAAATCGATCCTAATAATTATTCTCTATATAGCAATCGATCTTTTGTATTTCTAAAAATGCAACAGTATCATTTTGCAATGGAGGATGCTGTAATGGCCATAAAATTGAAGCCTGATTGGACCAAG GGCTATTATCGCAAAGCTGAAGTTGAATTTCAAACATTTAGGTTTTGTGATGCCTTACAATCATACAGACAAGCTCTAAATTTACAACCAAATGATCCAGATATTTTGGAGGCCATTAATAAAGCATCTAGATCATTAATTAAAGATCAAAgag cTGACCAACAAATTCCATGGCTTGGAGCTGgtattggaattattttagGTGTAATTGTTGTAATtgctgattatttatttactaataaacCAACACtaact cATCCACTTTTAATGGCGCTATTGACAATATCAATAGCAATGATTGGGTTTGGAATAGCCAAAGGATTTCGTTATTTTGTTAAATGTCAACGTAAGTCATTACTTGAACCGCCGTTCGATTTGAAGgatgaaaataatacaaaGCAAGATGGTGACAAAAATACTGATGATGCTGATAAGCAAAATGATAAGCACCCAAAGTACAGCAAAGCTCAAGCGCGTCAACGTTTTAAGAAAGGCAAAACGTAG